A genomic segment from Streptomyces sp. NBC_01233 encodes:
- a CDS encoding M28 family peptidase, which yields MALTAGLAGTLAGTASAAQQAQPAPSQKDTPAARAVAAADQAVDSGLDSLVNSSQEQYERRLVTPWVKDLYSVSYERSYRGLPVVGGDAVVLADGTGKVRALQSASSVRIDVATRASVSAKDAESTARVRLASVDKVESSRLVVRLKDDKPVLAWETVLSGRTRTAPSRLHVFTDARTGAFVDSYDDVVAGSGNSKWNGPGPISIDTTNSGSTYTLRDPNRTGLSCADYGNGSVFTKSSDSWGTGNPTSKETGCVDLMFAAQKQWDMLAQWLGRNGISGNGRSFPGKVGLGDLNAYWDGSSVTIGHNSANEWIAGVDVVAHEYGHAIDSNTPGGTSGQESGLGEATGDIFGALTEAYINQPAPYDTPDYTVGEVINLQGRGPIRNMYNPPAVNNDPACYSSAIPGTEVHKAAGPLNHWFYLLAEGSNPGGGKPSSPTCNQSTVTGVGVQNAGKIFYGGMLLKTSSMSYKKYRTATLSSAKSLDASCGLFNKTKGAWDAISVPAQPADPTCTPSGQNNDFSMALNPSSGTVQQGGTVTTTVGTTVATGTAQSVTLTAGGLPAGVSASFNPATVQSGQSSVLTLTATANAAPGASTVVVKGQGAALSHTVDYTLNVGGTQPGNDPPDISVANVQAHLAQFGTIASQNGGHRRAGSAGYTQSLAYVKGKLQAAGYTVTEQNCSSCTYPSNNLIADWPGGPADQTVMFGAHLDGVSAGPGINDNGSGSATLLENALVLAQKNPTMTKHVRFAWWTDEEQGLNGSEFYVNQLSSAQRAAIKGYYNFDMVGSTNGGYFINNVNSATAAPLKAYWTSLNLAPEENTEGQGRSDDYSFQQGGIPTSGYAAGASARKTSAQAAKWGGTANAAYDPCYHSSCDTTNNISATVLDRSADGVAYAVWKQAVGGETPAQDFSIGVSPSAGSAAPGGSTTATVNTATVSGAAQTVALSVTGAPAGASATLSPTSVQSGSSSTLSVQVGASTVPGTYTLTVTGSGTVGHTTTYTLTVTGSGSCTPRQLVVNGGFENGASPWSATAGVITNQSGQAPHGGSYKAWLNGYGSTHTDSASQSLAVPSGCASYRLSFFLHIDTDEDENVVYDRFTVSVGSQTLASFSNLDANSGYAEKSYDLSAFAGQSVTLKFNGVEDQSLQTSFVVDDVALQVS from the coding sequence ATGGCGCTGACCGCAGGCCTCGCCGGCACCCTGGCCGGGACGGCATCGGCGGCGCAGCAGGCTCAGCCCGCACCGTCCCAGAAGGACACACCGGCCGCACGTGCGGTCGCGGCGGCCGACCAGGCCGTCGACAGTGGTCTCGACTCCCTGGTCAACTCCTCGCAGGAACAGTACGAAAGACGTCTCGTCACCCCCTGGGTGAAGGACCTCTACTCCGTCTCGTACGAGCGCAGCTACCGCGGCCTGCCGGTCGTCGGCGGCGACGCGGTCGTGCTCGCCGACGGCACCGGCAAGGTGCGCGCCCTCCAGTCGGCCTCCTCCGTACGGATCGACGTGGCGACCCGCGCGTCGGTCTCCGCGAAGGACGCCGAGTCCACCGCACGGGTGAGGCTGGCCTCGGTCGACAAGGTCGAGAGCAGCCGGCTCGTCGTCCGGCTGAAGGACGACAAGCCGGTGCTGGCCTGGGAGACCGTGCTGAGCGGCCGTACCAGGACCGCTCCCAGCAGACTGCACGTCTTCACGGACGCGCGGACCGGCGCCTTCGTCGACAGCTACGACGACGTGGTGGCCGGCTCCGGCAACAGCAAGTGGAACGGGCCCGGCCCGATCTCCATCGACACCACCAACTCGGGTTCCACGTACACGCTGCGCGACCCGAACCGGACCGGCCTCAGCTGCGCCGACTACGGCAACGGCAGTGTCTTCACCAAGTCCTCCGACTCCTGGGGCACCGGCAACCCCACGAGCAAGGAGACCGGCTGCGTCGACCTGATGTTCGCGGCGCAGAAGCAGTGGGACATGCTCGCCCAGTGGCTCGGCCGCAACGGCATCAGCGGAAACGGCCGCAGCTTCCCCGGCAAGGTCGGCCTGGGCGACCTCAACGCCTACTGGGACGGCAGTTCGGTCACCATCGGCCACAACAGCGCCAACGAGTGGATCGCCGGCGTGGACGTGGTGGCCCACGAGTACGGGCACGCCATCGACTCCAACACCCCCGGCGGCACCAGCGGCCAGGAGTCCGGCCTCGGCGAGGCCACCGGCGACATCTTCGGCGCGCTGACCGAGGCGTACATCAACCAGCCGGCCCCGTACGACACCCCCGACTACACGGTCGGCGAGGTCATCAACCTCCAGGGCCGGGGCCCCATCCGCAACATGTACAACCCGCCGGCCGTCAACAACGACCCGGCCTGCTACAGCTCCGCGATACCCGGCACCGAGGTGCACAAGGCCGCCGGCCCGCTGAACCACTGGTTCTACCTGCTGGCCGAGGGCAGCAACCCGGGCGGCGGCAAGCCGAGCAGCCCCACCTGCAACCAGTCCACGGTCACCGGGGTGGGCGTCCAGAACGCCGGCAAGATCTTCTACGGCGGCATGCTGCTCAAGACCAGCAGCATGTCCTACAAGAAGTACCGCACGGCGACCCTGAGCTCCGCCAAGTCGCTCGACGCCAGCTGCGGCCTCTTCAACAAGACCAAGGGCGCCTGGGACGCGATCAGCGTGCCCGCCCAGCCCGCGGACCCGACGTGCACGCCGAGCGGCCAGAACAACGACTTCTCGATGGCGCTGAACCCCTCGTCGGGCACCGTCCAGCAGGGCGGTACGGTCACCACCACCGTCGGCACCACCGTCGCCACCGGCACCGCCCAGTCGGTGACGCTGACCGCCGGCGGCCTGCCGGCCGGGGTGAGCGCCTCCTTCAACCCCGCCACCGTGCAGTCCGGCCAGTCCTCCGTACTGACGCTGACCGCCACCGCCAACGCGGCGCCCGGCGCGTCCACCGTCGTCGTCAAGGGACAGGGTGCCGCCCTCTCCCACACCGTCGACTACACGCTGAACGTCGGCGGCACCCAGCCCGGCAACGACCCGCCGGACATCAGCGTCGCCAACGTGCAGGCGCACCTTGCCCAGTTCGGCACCATCGCCTCCCAGAACGGCGGCCACCGCCGTGCGGGCAGCGCCGGCTACACCCAGTCGCTGGCCTACGTGAAGGGCAAGCTGCAGGCCGCCGGCTACACCGTCACCGAGCAGAACTGCTCCTCCTGCACCTACCCGTCGAACAACCTGATCGCCGACTGGCCGGGCGGCCCGGCCGACCAGACCGTCATGTTCGGCGCCCACCTGGACGGCGTCTCGGCCGGCCCCGGCATCAACGACAACGGCTCGGGCTCCGCGACCCTGCTGGAGAACGCGCTCGTCCTCGCCCAGAAGAACCCCACGATGACCAAGCACGTGCGCTTCGCCTGGTGGACGGACGAGGAGCAGGGCCTGAACGGGTCCGAGTTCTACGTCAACCAGCTCAGCAGCGCCCAGCGCGCGGCCATCAAGGGCTACTACAACTTCGACATGGTCGGCTCCACCAACGGCGGCTACTTCATCAACAACGTCAACTCCGCCACCGCGGCCCCGCTCAAGGCGTACTGGACCTCGCTGAACCTGGCGCCCGAGGAGAACACCGAGGGCCAGGGCCGCAGCGACGACTACTCCTTCCAGCAGGGCGGCATCCCCACCTCCGGCTACGCGGCCGGGGCCAGCGCCCGCAAGACCTCGGCGCAGGCCGCGAAGTGGGGCGGCACGGCGAACGCCGCCTACGACCCCTGCTACCACAGCTCCTGCGACACCACGAACAACATCAGCGCCACCGTGCTGGACCGCAGCGCCGACGGCGTCGCCTACGCCGTGTGGAAGCAGGCCGTCGGCGGTGAGACCCCCGCACAGGACTTCTCCATCGGTGTCAGCCCGTCCGCGGGCAGCGCGGCCCCCGGCGGTTCCACCACCGCCACGGTGAACACCGCCACCGTGAGCGGCGCCGCCCAGACCGTCGCCCTCTCCGTCACCGGCGCGCCGGCCGGAGCGAGCGCCACGCTGAGCCCCACGTCCGTACAGTCCGGCAGCTCCTCGACGCTGTCCGTCCAGGTCGGCGCGAGCACCGTGCCCGGCACCTACACCCTGACGGTCACCGGCTCCGGCACCGTCGGCCACACCACCACCTACACCCTGACCGTCACCGGCAGCGGCAGCTGCACGCCGCGCCAGCTCGTGGTCAACGGCGGCTTCGAGAACGGCGCCAGTCCGTGGAGCGCGACCGCGGGCGTCATCACCAACCAGTCCGGGCAGGCCCCGCACGGCGGCAGCTACAAGGCGTGGCTGAACGGGTACGGGTCCACCCACACCGACAGCGCCTCGCAGTCGCTGGCCGTTCCGTCGGGCTGCGCCTCGTACCGGCTCTCGTTCTTCCTCCACATCG